In the genome of Populus trichocarpa isolate Nisqually-1 chromosome 6, P.trichocarpa_v4.1, whole genome shotgun sequence, one region contains:
- the LOC18100300 gene encoding auxin response factor 19 isoform X2, whose amino-acid sequence MKVPSNGFLPNFAEGERKCINSELWHACAGPLVSLPPVGSLVVYFPQGHSEQVAASMQKETDFIPSYPNLPSKLICMLHNVTLHADVETDEVYAQMTLQPYEKEALLASDMGLKQNRQPTEFFCKTLTASDTSTHGGFSVPRRAAEKIFPPLDFSMQPPAQELVARDLHDNTWTFRHIYRGQPKRHLLTTGWSVFVSTKRLFAGDSVLFIRDEKSQLLLGIRRANRQQPALSSSVISSDSMHIGILAAAAHAAANNSPFTIFYNPRASPSEFVIPFSKYNKALYTQVSLGMRFRMMFETEESGVRRYMGTITGISDMDPVRWKNSQWRNLQVGWDESTAGERPSRVSIWEIEPVVTPFYIYPPPFFRPKFPKQPGMPDDDSDIENAFKRAMPWLGDEFGMKDPPSSIFPGLSLVQWMSMQQNNQFPATQSGLFPSMVPSNALHNNLSTDDPSKVLNFQAPGLSPPSVQLNKTNPQNQVGQLPQPPMAWTQQQQLQQLLQTPINQQQPPYPHQQQQQPPYPHQQQQQQQPISQQQQHQHWPQQQQQPQLQPPQIRQPPPQIQQHQQQQQIFQPPTLNDSVVAPNQIPNQNLQQPVVYSQLQQQQQLLASNTQSQSIPSANKSSYPLTSLPQDSQLHQQMEQQSNLSQRQQQQTQLQQSPLLLIQQNLSQRAQPQQQQQQQLQQLSQPSHSEQQLHFQLLQKLQQHQQLPSPASSVLQSQQLQQQQQQTHQQHQQLQQSPLSQNQQPPLSQNQQPLGSNSFSTAALMQTQSFPMNQPQGLQKPPMAVRARSSITDGEAPSCSTSPSTNNCQISPQNFLNRNHLAPAMLMGDSAIEPASNLVQDLQNKSEIRVKNEFPSSRGLDQLKYKGAVTDQLEASSSGTSYCLDAGNIQQNFSVPTFGLDSDVQSHPRNSLPFASNIDALAPDTLLSRGYDSQKDLQNLLANYGGTTRDIETELSTAAISSQSFAVPNIPFKPGCSNDVAINDTGVLNNGLWTNQTNQTQRMRTYTKVQKRGSVGRSIDVTRYKGYNELRHDLARMFGIEGQLEDPQSSDWKLVYVDHENDILLVGDDPWEEFVSCVQSIKILSSAEVQQMSLDGDLGSRAPATDVVLGARAVDCPTAIPQILSPLLQLLPSDGSIPSSSTLDYIRESGQEAKDP is encoded by the exons ATGAAGGTTCCTTCAAATGGATTCTTGCCAAATTTTGCAGAAG GGGAAAGAAAATGCATCAATTCAGAGTTGTGGCATGCTTGTGCTGGGCCACTGGTTTCCTTGCCTCCAGTTGGAAGCCTCGTAGTTTACTTCCCTCAAGGCCACAGTGAGCAG GTTGCAGCATCAATGCAAAAGGAGACTGATTTCATACCCAGCTACCCCAACCTTCCTTCCAAGTTGATTTGTATGCTTCATAATGTCACATTGCAT GCTGATGTGGAAACTGATGAGGTCTATGCACAGATGACCCTTCAACCA TATGAGAAGGAAGCACTGCTAGCGTCTGACATGGGGCTAAAGCAAAACAGGCAACCTACCGAGTTCTTCTGCAAAACTCTTACAGCTAGTGATACAAGTACTCATGGTGGATTTTCTGTACCTCGTCGAGCAGCTGAGAAGATCTTCCCTCCTCTA GACTTTTCAATGCAACCACCTGCTCAGGAGCTGGTGGCCAGAGATTTACACGACAATACATGGACGTTTAGGCATATTTATCGAG GGCAACCAAAAAGGCACCTGCTCACTACAGGTTGGAGTGTCTTTGTCAGCACAAAAAGACTTTTTGCTGGTGATTCCGTTCTATTCATAAG AGATGAGAAATCACAGCTTCTCTTGGGTATAAGGCGTGCTAATAGACAACAACCAGCTCTCTCTTCATCAGTTATATCCAGTGATAGTATGCATATTGGAATTCTTGCTGCCGCAGCTCATGCTGCTGCAAACAACAGCCCATTCACTATATTCTACAATCCAAG GGCAAGCCCTTCTGAGTTTGTGATTCCCTTCTCCAAGTATAATAAAGCCTTGTACACGCAAGTGTCACTTGGCATGAGATTTAGAATGATGTTTGAGACTGAAGAGTCAGGAGTCCGCAGATACATGGGTACAATCACTGGTATCAGTGATATGGATCCAGTGCGCTGGAAAAATTCGCAGTGGCGCAATCTTCAG GTTGGGTGGGATGAATCAACTGCAGGTGAACGGCCAAGCAGAGTTTCGATTTGGGAGATTGAGCCTGTTGTAACTCCTTTCTACATATATCCACCTCCGTTTTTCAGACCAAAGTTCCCTAAGCAGCCAGGGATGCCAG ATGACGATTCTGATATAGAGAATGCTTTTAAGAGAGCCATGCCTTGGCTTGGAGATGAATTTGGCATGAAGGATCCCCCAAGCTCAATCTTTCCTGGTTTGAGCTTAGTTCAATGGATGAGCATGCAGCAAAATAATCAGTTTCCAGCTACTCAATCAGGATTATTCCCATCGATGGTTCCTTCCAATGCCCTGCATAATAATCTTAGCACTGATGATCCATCAAAGGTATTGAATTTTCAAGCCCCTGGCCTATCTCCTCCAAGTGTCCAACTTAACAAGACAAATCCACAAAACCAAGTCGGTCAGTTGCCTCAGCCACCAATGGCATGGACTCAACAACAGCAGCTGCAACAATTATTGCAGACTCCTATTAACCAACAGCAGCCACCTTATCcacatcagcagcagcagcagccaccTTATCcacatcagcagcagcagcagcagcaacctaTTTCCCAACAGCAACAGCATCAGCATTGGccacagcaacagcaacagccgCAGCTGCAGCCACCACAAATACGACAACCACCACCACAAATACAACAGcatcaacagcagcagcagattTTCCAACCACCTACACTCAATGACAGTGTGGTTGCCCCTAACCAAATTCCAAATCAGAATTTGCAGCAACCAGTTGTATACTCTCAgcttcagcagcagcagcagttaCTGGCAAGCAATACCCAATCCCAAAGCATACCTTCTGCTAATAAAAGTTCATATCCACTGACCTCTTTACCACAAGACTCACAGCTTCATCAACAAATGGAGCAACAATCTAACCTCTCACAGAGACAACAGCAGCAGACTCAATTGCAACAGTCCCCTCTGCTGTTGATACAGCAAAACCTATCACAGAGGGCACAGccacagcaacagcaacagcaacaattGCAACAACTATCACAGCCCAGCCACTCTGAGCAACAGCTTCACTTTCAGTTACTACAGAAGTTGCAGCAGCATCAGCAGTTGCCCTCCCCTGCAAGCTCAGTTCTGCAGTCTCAGCAGctacagcaacaacaacagcagACCCACCAGCAACACCAGCAACTTCAGCAGTCACCTCTGTCACAGAATCAGCAGCCACCTCTGTCACAGAATCAGCAGCCACTTGGCAGTAACAGCTTCTCAACAGCCGCACTTATGCAAACACAATCTTTTCCTATGAACCAGCCCCAAGGATTGCAGAAACCACCTATGGCAGTTAGAGCACGTTCAAGTATTACAGATGGAGAAGCGCCATCTTGTTCAACCTCACCTTCCACTAATAATTGCCAGATTTCTCCACAAAATTTCCTGAACAGAAACCATCTAGCTCCGGCCATGTTGATGGGTGATTCAGCTATTGAGCCTGCAAGTAATCTTGTTCAAGATCTCCAAAACAAGTCTGAAATTCGTGTCAAGAATGAGTTTCCCAGCTCAAGAGGTCTAGACCAACTAAAATATAAAGGTGCTGTGACTGATCAATTGGAAGCTTCCTCTTCCGGAACATCATATTGCCTAGATGCTGGTAACATCCAGCAGAATTTCTCAGTCCCAACCTTTGGCTTGGATAGTGATGTCCAGTCACATCCTCGAAACAGTCTTCCTTTTGCATCTAATATTGATGCTTTGGCACCCGATACTTTATTGTCAAGGGGATATGACTCTCAAAAGGATCTTCAGAACTTGCTTGCTAATTATGGTGGTACTACACGAGATATTGAGACAGAGTTGTCCACAGCTGCAATTAGCTCCCAGTCATTTGCTGTGCCAAACATACCTTTCAAGCCTGGTTGTTCGAATGACGTTGCCATCAATGATACTGGGGTTTTGAACAATGGATTGTGGACCAACCAGACCAACCAGACTCAACGGATGCGTACATATACGAAG GTCCAAAAGCGTGGCTCAGTTGGAAGATCTATTGATGTCACTCGTTATAAAGGTTATAACGAGCTGAGACATGATCTTGCCCGAATGTTTGGCATTGAAGGGCAACTAGAAGATCCACAAAGTTCAGACTGGAAACTGGTTTATGTTGATCATGAAAATGACATATTACTTGTTGGAGACGATCCTTGGGA GGAGTTCGTGAGCTGTGTTCAGAGCATAAAGATACTGTCATCTGCTGAAGTGCAACAGATGAGCTTGGATGGAGATCTTG GTAGTCGAGCTCCTGCCACAGATGTGGTGCTAGGTGCTAGAGCTGTGGATTGTCCAACAGCAATCCCCCAAATACTGTCACCTTTGTTGCAACTTTTGCCTTCAGATGGTAGTATCCCTAGTAGTTCAACTTTGGATTACATCCGGGAGAGTGGACAGGAGGCAAAGGATCCATGA
- the LOC18100300 gene encoding auxin response factor 19 isoform X1: MKVPSNGFLPNFAEGERKCINSELWHACAGPLVSLPPVGSLVVYFPQGHSEQVAASMQKETDFIPSYPNLPSKLICMLHNVTLHADVETDEVYAQMTLQPVSKYEKEALLASDMGLKQNRQPTEFFCKTLTASDTSTHGGFSVPRRAAEKIFPPLDFSMQPPAQELVARDLHDNTWTFRHIYRGQPKRHLLTTGWSVFVSTKRLFAGDSVLFIRDEKSQLLLGIRRANRQQPALSSSVISSDSMHIGILAAAAHAAANNSPFTIFYNPRASPSEFVIPFSKYNKALYTQVSLGMRFRMMFETEESGVRRYMGTITGISDMDPVRWKNSQWRNLQVGWDESTAGERPSRVSIWEIEPVVTPFYIYPPPFFRPKFPKQPGMPDDDSDIENAFKRAMPWLGDEFGMKDPPSSIFPGLSLVQWMSMQQNNQFPATQSGLFPSMVPSNALHNNLSTDDPSKVLNFQAPGLSPPSVQLNKTNPQNQVGQLPQPPMAWTQQQQLQQLLQTPINQQQPPYPHQQQQQPPYPHQQQQQQQPISQQQQHQHWPQQQQQPQLQPPQIRQPPPQIQQHQQQQQIFQPPTLNDSVVAPNQIPNQNLQQPVVYSQLQQQQQLLASNTQSQSIPSANKSSYPLTSLPQDSQLHQQMEQQSNLSQRQQQQTQLQQSPLLLIQQNLSQRAQPQQQQQQQLQQLSQPSHSEQQLHFQLLQKLQQHQQLPSPASSVLQSQQLQQQQQQTHQQHQQLQQSPLSQNQQPPLSQNQQPLGSNSFSTAALMQTQSFPMNQPQGLQKPPMAVRARSSITDGEAPSCSTSPSTNNCQISPQNFLNRNHLAPAMLMGDSAIEPASNLVQDLQNKSEIRVKNEFPSSRGLDQLKYKGAVTDQLEASSSGTSYCLDAGNIQQNFSVPTFGLDSDVQSHPRNSLPFASNIDALAPDTLLSRGYDSQKDLQNLLANYGGTTRDIETELSTAAISSQSFAVPNIPFKPGCSNDVAINDTGVLNNGLWTNQTNQTQRMRTYTKVQKRGSVGRSIDVTRYKGYNELRHDLARMFGIEGQLEDPQSSDWKLVYVDHENDILLVGDDPWEEFVSCVQSIKILSSAEVQQMSLDGDLGSRAPATDVVLGARAVDCPTAIPQILSPLLQLLPSDGSIPSSSTLDYIRESGQEAKDP, encoded by the exons ATGAAGGTTCCTTCAAATGGATTCTTGCCAAATTTTGCAGAAG GGGAAAGAAAATGCATCAATTCAGAGTTGTGGCATGCTTGTGCTGGGCCACTGGTTTCCTTGCCTCCAGTTGGAAGCCTCGTAGTTTACTTCCCTCAAGGCCACAGTGAGCAG GTTGCAGCATCAATGCAAAAGGAGACTGATTTCATACCCAGCTACCCCAACCTTCCTTCCAAGTTGATTTGTATGCTTCATAATGTCACATTGCAT GCTGATGTGGAAACTGATGAGGTCTATGCACAGATGACCCTTCAACCAGTAAGCAAA TATGAGAAGGAAGCACTGCTAGCGTCTGACATGGGGCTAAAGCAAAACAGGCAACCTACCGAGTTCTTCTGCAAAACTCTTACAGCTAGTGATACAAGTACTCATGGTGGATTTTCTGTACCTCGTCGAGCAGCTGAGAAGATCTTCCCTCCTCTA GACTTTTCAATGCAACCACCTGCTCAGGAGCTGGTGGCCAGAGATTTACACGACAATACATGGACGTTTAGGCATATTTATCGAG GGCAACCAAAAAGGCACCTGCTCACTACAGGTTGGAGTGTCTTTGTCAGCACAAAAAGACTTTTTGCTGGTGATTCCGTTCTATTCATAAG AGATGAGAAATCACAGCTTCTCTTGGGTATAAGGCGTGCTAATAGACAACAACCAGCTCTCTCTTCATCAGTTATATCCAGTGATAGTATGCATATTGGAATTCTTGCTGCCGCAGCTCATGCTGCTGCAAACAACAGCCCATTCACTATATTCTACAATCCAAG GGCAAGCCCTTCTGAGTTTGTGATTCCCTTCTCCAAGTATAATAAAGCCTTGTACACGCAAGTGTCACTTGGCATGAGATTTAGAATGATGTTTGAGACTGAAGAGTCAGGAGTCCGCAGATACATGGGTACAATCACTGGTATCAGTGATATGGATCCAGTGCGCTGGAAAAATTCGCAGTGGCGCAATCTTCAG GTTGGGTGGGATGAATCAACTGCAGGTGAACGGCCAAGCAGAGTTTCGATTTGGGAGATTGAGCCTGTTGTAACTCCTTTCTACATATATCCACCTCCGTTTTTCAGACCAAAGTTCCCTAAGCAGCCAGGGATGCCAG ATGACGATTCTGATATAGAGAATGCTTTTAAGAGAGCCATGCCTTGGCTTGGAGATGAATTTGGCATGAAGGATCCCCCAAGCTCAATCTTTCCTGGTTTGAGCTTAGTTCAATGGATGAGCATGCAGCAAAATAATCAGTTTCCAGCTACTCAATCAGGATTATTCCCATCGATGGTTCCTTCCAATGCCCTGCATAATAATCTTAGCACTGATGATCCATCAAAGGTATTGAATTTTCAAGCCCCTGGCCTATCTCCTCCAAGTGTCCAACTTAACAAGACAAATCCACAAAACCAAGTCGGTCAGTTGCCTCAGCCACCAATGGCATGGACTCAACAACAGCAGCTGCAACAATTATTGCAGACTCCTATTAACCAACAGCAGCCACCTTATCcacatcagcagcagcagcagccaccTTATCcacatcagcagcagcagcagcagcaacctaTTTCCCAACAGCAACAGCATCAGCATTGGccacagcaacagcaacagccgCAGCTGCAGCCACCACAAATACGACAACCACCACCACAAATACAACAGcatcaacagcagcagcagattTTCCAACCACCTACACTCAATGACAGTGTGGTTGCCCCTAACCAAATTCCAAATCAGAATTTGCAGCAACCAGTTGTATACTCTCAgcttcagcagcagcagcagttaCTGGCAAGCAATACCCAATCCCAAAGCATACCTTCTGCTAATAAAAGTTCATATCCACTGACCTCTTTACCACAAGACTCACAGCTTCATCAACAAATGGAGCAACAATCTAACCTCTCACAGAGACAACAGCAGCAGACTCAATTGCAACAGTCCCCTCTGCTGTTGATACAGCAAAACCTATCACAGAGGGCACAGccacagcaacagcaacagcaacaattGCAACAACTATCACAGCCCAGCCACTCTGAGCAACAGCTTCACTTTCAGTTACTACAGAAGTTGCAGCAGCATCAGCAGTTGCCCTCCCCTGCAAGCTCAGTTCTGCAGTCTCAGCAGctacagcaacaacaacagcagACCCACCAGCAACACCAGCAACTTCAGCAGTCACCTCTGTCACAGAATCAGCAGCCACCTCTGTCACAGAATCAGCAGCCACTTGGCAGTAACAGCTTCTCAACAGCCGCACTTATGCAAACACAATCTTTTCCTATGAACCAGCCCCAAGGATTGCAGAAACCACCTATGGCAGTTAGAGCACGTTCAAGTATTACAGATGGAGAAGCGCCATCTTGTTCAACCTCACCTTCCACTAATAATTGCCAGATTTCTCCACAAAATTTCCTGAACAGAAACCATCTAGCTCCGGCCATGTTGATGGGTGATTCAGCTATTGAGCCTGCAAGTAATCTTGTTCAAGATCTCCAAAACAAGTCTGAAATTCGTGTCAAGAATGAGTTTCCCAGCTCAAGAGGTCTAGACCAACTAAAATATAAAGGTGCTGTGACTGATCAATTGGAAGCTTCCTCTTCCGGAACATCATATTGCCTAGATGCTGGTAACATCCAGCAGAATTTCTCAGTCCCAACCTTTGGCTTGGATAGTGATGTCCAGTCACATCCTCGAAACAGTCTTCCTTTTGCATCTAATATTGATGCTTTGGCACCCGATACTTTATTGTCAAGGGGATATGACTCTCAAAAGGATCTTCAGAACTTGCTTGCTAATTATGGTGGTACTACACGAGATATTGAGACAGAGTTGTCCACAGCTGCAATTAGCTCCCAGTCATTTGCTGTGCCAAACATACCTTTCAAGCCTGGTTGTTCGAATGACGTTGCCATCAATGATACTGGGGTTTTGAACAATGGATTGTGGACCAACCAGACCAACCAGACTCAACGGATGCGTACATATACGAAG GTCCAAAAGCGTGGCTCAGTTGGAAGATCTATTGATGTCACTCGTTATAAAGGTTATAACGAGCTGAGACATGATCTTGCCCGAATGTTTGGCATTGAAGGGCAACTAGAAGATCCACAAAGTTCAGACTGGAAACTGGTTTATGTTGATCATGAAAATGACATATTACTTGTTGGAGACGATCCTTGGGA GGAGTTCGTGAGCTGTGTTCAGAGCATAAAGATACTGTCATCTGCTGAAGTGCAACAGATGAGCTTGGATGGAGATCTTG GTAGTCGAGCTCCTGCCACAGATGTGGTGCTAGGTGCTAGAGCTGTGGATTGTCCAACAGCAATCCCCCAAATACTGTCACCTTTGTTGCAACTTTTGCCTTCAGATGGTAGTATCCCTAGTAGTTCAACTTTGGATTACATCCGGGAGAGTGGACAGGAGGCAAAGGATCCATGA
- the LOC18100300 gene encoding auxin response factor 19 isoform X3, whose translation MKVPSNGFLPNFAEGERKCINSELWHACAGPLVSLPPVGSLVVYFPQGHSEQVAASMQKETDFIPSYPNLPSKLICMLHNVTLHADVETDEVYAQMTLQPVSKYEKEALLASDMGLKQNRQPTEFFCKTLTASDTSTHGGFSVPRRAAEKIFPPLDFSMQPPAQELVARDLHDNTWTFRHIYRGQPKRHLLTTGWSVFVSTKRLFAGDSVLFIRDEKSQLLLGIRRANRQQPALSSSVISSDSMHIGILAAAAHAAANNSPFTIFYNPRASPSEFVIPFSKYNKALYTQVSLGMRFRMMFETEESGVRRYMGTITGISDMDPVRWKNSQWRNLQVGWDESTAGERPSRVSIWEIEPVVTPFYIYPPPFFRPKFPKQPGMPDDDSDIENAFKRAMPWLGDEFGMKDPPSSIFPGLSLVQWMSMQQNNQFPATQSGLFPSMVPSNALHNNLSTDDPSKVLNFQAPGLSPPSVQLNKTNPQNQVGQLPQPPMAWTQQQQLQQLLQTPINQQQPPYPHQQQQQPPYPHQQQQQQQPISQQQQHQHWPQQQQQPQLQPPQIRQPPPQIQQHQQQQQIFQPPTLNDSVVAPNQIPNQNLQQPVVYSQLQQQQQLLASNTQSQSIPSANKSSYPLTSLPQDSQLHQQMEQQSNLSQRQQQQTQLQQSPLLLIQQNLSQRAQPQQQQQQQLQQLSQPSHSEQQLHFQLLQKLQQHQQLPSPASSVLQSQQLQQQQQQTHQQHQQLQQSPLSQNQQPPLSQNQQPLGSNSFSTAALMQTQSFPMNQPQGLQKPPMAVRARSSITDGEAPSCSTSPSTNNCQISPQNFLNRNHLAPAMLMGDSAIEPASNLVQDLQNKSEIRVKNEFPSSRGLDQLKYKGAVTDQLEASSSGTSYCLDAGNIQQNFSVPTFGLDSDVQSHPRNSLPFASNIDALAPDTLLSRGYDSQKDLQNLLANYGGTTRDIETELSTAAISSQSFAVPNIPFKPGCSNDVAINDTGVLNNGLWTNQTNQTQRMRTYTKVQKRGSVGRSIDVTRYKGYNELRHDLARMFGIEGQLEDPQSSDWKLVYVDHENDILLVGDDPWEEFVSCVQSIKILSSAEVQQMSLDGDLGNVPVPNQACSGTNSGNVWRGQYDDNSAASFNR comes from the exons ATGAAGGTTCCTTCAAATGGATTCTTGCCAAATTTTGCAGAAG GGGAAAGAAAATGCATCAATTCAGAGTTGTGGCATGCTTGTGCTGGGCCACTGGTTTCCTTGCCTCCAGTTGGAAGCCTCGTAGTTTACTTCCCTCAAGGCCACAGTGAGCAG GTTGCAGCATCAATGCAAAAGGAGACTGATTTCATACCCAGCTACCCCAACCTTCCTTCCAAGTTGATTTGTATGCTTCATAATGTCACATTGCAT GCTGATGTGGAAACTGATGAGGTCTATGCACAGATGACCCTTCAACCAGTAAGCAAA TATGAGAAGGAAGCACTGCTAGCGTCTGACATGGGGCTAAAGCAAAACAGGCAACCTACCGAGTTCTTCTGCAAAACTCTTACAGCTAGTGATACAAGTACTCATGGTGGATTTTCTGTACCTCGTCGAGCAGCTGAGAAGATCTTCCCTCCTCTA GACTTTTCAATGCAACCACCTGCTCAGGAGCTGGTGGCCAGAGATTTACACGACAATACATGGACGTTTAGGCATATTTATCGAG GGCAACCAAAAAGGCACCTGCTCACTACAGGTTGGAGTGTCTTTGTCAGCACAAAAAGACTTTTTGCTGGTGATTCCGTTCTATTCATAAG AGATGAGAAATCACAGCTTCTCTTGGGTATAAGGCGTGCTAATAGACAACAACCAGCTCTCTCTTCATCAGTTATATCCAGTGATAGTATGCATATTGGAATTCTTGCTGCCGCAGCTCATGCTGCTGCAAACAACAGCCCATTCACTATATTCTACAATCCAAG GGCAAGCCCTTCTGAGTTTGTGATTCCCTTCTCCAAGTATAATAAAGCCTTGTACACGCAAGTGTCACTTGGCATGAGATTTAGAATGATGTTTGAGACTGAAGAGTCAGGAGTCCGCAGATACATGGGTACAATCACTGGTATCAGTGATATGGATCCAGTGCGCTGGAAAAATTCGCAGTGGCGCAATCTTCAG GTTGGGTGGGATGAATCAACTGCAGGTGAACGGCCAAGCAGAGTTTCGATTTGGGAGATTGAGCCTGTTGTAACTCCTTTCTACATATATCCACCTCCGTTTTTCAGACCAAAGTTCCCTAAGCAGCCAGGGATGCCAG ATGACGATTCTGATATAGAGAATGCTTTTAAGAGAGCCATGCCTTGGCTTGGAGATGAATTTGGCATGAAGGATCCCCCAAGCTCAATCTTTCCTGGTTTGAGCTTAGTTCAATGGATGAGCATGCAGCAAAATAATCAGTTTCCAGCTACTCAATCAGGATTATTCCCATCGATGGTTCCTTCCAATGCCCTGCATAATAATCTTAGCACTGATGATCCATCAAAGGTATTGAATTTTCAAGCCCCTGGCCTATCTCCTCCAAGTGTCCAACTTAACAAGACAAATCCACAAAACCAAGTCGGTCAGTTGCCTCAGCCACCAATGGCATGGACTCAACAACAGCAGCTGCAACAATTATTGCAGACTCCTATTAACCAACAGCAGCCACCTTATCcacatcagcagcagcagcagccaccTTATCcacatcagcagcagcagcagcagcaacctaTTTCCCAACAGCAACAGCATCAGCATTGGccacagcaacagcaacagccgCAGCTGCAGCCACCACAAATACGACAACCACCACCACAAATACAACAGcatcaacagcagcagcagattTTCCAACCACCTACACTCAATGACAGTGTGGTTGCCCCTAACCAAATTCCAAATCAGAATTTGCAGCAACCAGTTGTATACTCTCAgcttcagcagcagcagcagttaCTGGCAAGCAATACCCAATCCCAAAGCATACCTTCTGCTAATAAAAGTTCATATCCACTGACCTCTTTACCACAAGACTCACAGCTTCATCAACAAATGGAGCAACAATCTAACCTCTCACAGAGACAACAGCAGCAGACTCAATTGCAACAGTCCCCTCTGCTGTTGATACAGCAAAACCTATCACAGAGGGCACAGccacagcaacagcaacagcaacaattGCAACAACTATCACAGCCCAGCCACTCTGAGCAACAGCTTCACTTTCAGTTACTACAGAAGTTGCAGCAGCATCAGCAGTTGCCCTCCCCTGCAAGCTCAGTTCTGCAGTCTCAGCAGctacagcaacaacaacagcagACCCACCAGCAACACCAGCAACTTCAGCAGTCACCTCTGTCACAGAATCAGCAGCCACCTCTGTCACAGAATCAGCAGCCACTTGGCAGTAACAGCTTCTCAACAGCCGCACTTATGCAAACACAATCTTTTCCTATGAACCAGCCCCAAGGATTGCAGAAACCACCTATGGCAGTTAGAGCACGTTCAAGTATTACAGATGGAGAAGCGCCATCTTGTTCAACCTCACCTTCCACTAATAATTGCCAGATTTCTCCACAAAATTTCCTGAACAGAAACCATCTAGCTCCGGCCATGTTGATGGGTGATTCAGCTATTGAGCCTGCAAGTAATCTTGTTCAAGATCTCCAAAACAAGTCTGAAATTCGTGTCAAGAATGAGTTTCCCAGCTCAAGAGGTCTAGACCAACTAAAATATAAAGGTGCTGTGACTGATCAATTGGAAGCTTCCTCTTCCGGAACATCATATTGCCTAGATGCTGGTAACATCCAGCAGAATTTCTCAGTCCCAACCTTTGGCTTGGATAGTGATGTCCAGTCACATCCTCGAAACAGTCTTCCTTTTGCATCTAATATTGATGCTTTGGCACCCGATACTTTATTGTCAAGGGGATATGACTCTCAAAAGGATCTTCAGAACTTGCTTGCTAATTATGGTGGTACTACACGAGATATTGAGACAGAGTTGTCCACAGCTGCAATTAGCTCCCAGTCATTTGCTGTGCCAAACATACCTTTCAAGCCTGGTTGTTCGAATGACGTTGCCATCAATGATACTGGGGTTTTGAACAATGGATTGTGGACCAACCAGACCAACCAGACTCAACGGATGCGTACATATACGAAG GTCCAAAAGCGTGGCTCAGTTGGAAGATCTATTGATGTCACTCGTTATAAAGGTTATAACGAGCTGAGACATGATCTTGCCCGAATGTTTGGCATTGAAGGGCAACTAGAAGATCCACAAAGTTCAGACTGGAAACTGGTTTATGTTGATCATGAAAATGACATATTACTTGTTGGAGACGATCCTTGGGA GGAGTTCGTGAGCTGTGTTCAGAGCATAAAGATACTGTCATCTGCTGAAGTGCAACAGATGAGCTTGGATGGAGATCTTGGTAATGTGCCTGTTCCCAATCAAGCTTGTAGTGGCACTAACAGTGGAAATGTCTGGAGGGGGCAGTATGATGATAATTCAGCTGCCTCATTTAACAGATAA